The following proteins come from a genomic window of Miscanthus floridulus cultivar M001 chromosome 2, ASM1932011v1, whole genome shotgun sequence:
- the LOC136538185 gene encoding GPN-loop GTPase 3-like: MGYAQLVIGPAGSGKSTYCSSLYDHCQTLGRTIHIVNLDPAAEHFDYPVDMDIRELISLDDVMEEIGLGPNGGLIYCMEHLEDSLDDWFDEQLENYLDDDYLVFDCPGQIELFTHVPVLRNFVEHLKRKNFNVCAVYLLDSQFVSDVTKYISGCMASLSAMIQLELPHINILSKMDLVSNKKEVEEYLDPNAQVLLSQLNRQMAPRFGKLNKCLAELVDDYSMVNFIPLDLRKESSIQYVLSYIDTCIQYGEDADVKVRDFEPIEDED, from the exons ATGGGGTACGCGCAGCTCGTCATCGGCCCCGCTGGGAGCGGCAAG TCAACTTATTGCTCCAGTTTGTACGACCATTGCCAGACTCTGGGCAGGACAATTCATATTGTCAATCTCGATCCAGCTGCTGAGCACTTTGACTATCCTGTAGATATGG ATATCAGAGAGCTGATTTCATTGGATGATGTTATGGAGGAGATTGGGCTAGGGCCAAATGGTGGTCTCATCTACTGCATGGA GCACCTAGAAGACAGCTTGGATGATTGGTTTGATGAACAGCTAGAGAACTACTTGGATGATGACTATCTTGTGTTTGATTGCCCTG GCCAGATTGAACTCTTCACGCATGTTCCAGTTCTGCGGAACTTTGTTGAGCACTTGAAACGAAAAAATTTCAATGTTTGCGCTGTTTACCTTCTTGATTCACAG TTTGTCAGTGATGTAACGAAATACATCAGTGGTTGCATGGCTTCTCTATCAGCTATGATTCAGCTTGAACTTCCCCATATCAACATCCTTTCAAAGATGGATCTGGTCTCCAACAAAAAAGAAGTAGAAGA GTACCTGGACCCGAATGCACAGGTTCTTCTTTCACAGCTGAATCGACAGATGGCACCTCGATTTGGCAAGTTGAACAAGTGTTTAGCTGAACTG GTTGATGATTACAGCATGGTTAATTTCATTCCACTTGATTTGAGAAAGGAAAGCAG CATACAATATGTGCTGTCGTATATCGACACCTGTATCCAGTACGGGGAAGATGCAGATGTGAAGGTCAGGGACTTTGAGCCCATCGAGGACGAAGACTAG